The DNA segment GCGACACAGCTCTCGCACAACACATACCACACCAACACCAGTCCAAGTCCTTAAACAACCTATTTCTCACCGAAGACATGGGGGGCAAGACTGGAAACAAGGCTGGCTACTTCGACAAGCTCAAGGGCTTGCTCGAGGAGTACAagtccatcttcatcgtccaagTCGACAATGTCTCGTCGCAGCAGATGCACGAGATCCGTCAGGCTCTCCGTGGCGAGGGTGTCGTGCTGATGGGCAAGAACACCATGGTCGGTGCATACAAATATACGTGAAAGAAGGAATGGGATACTGATGAGCTGGACAGGTCCGCCGTGCGCTCAAGACCTTCATGGGTGACTTCCCTGAGTACGAGCGTCTCCTCCCACACGTCAAGGGCAACGTCGGTTTCATCTTCACCAACGGTGACCTCAAGGCCACCCGCGACAAGATTCTCGCCAACCGTGTCGCCGCTCCTGCCCGTGCTGGTGCCGTCGCTCCCGCCGATGTGTACGTTCCAGCCGGAAACACTGGTATGGAACCAGGAAAGACCTCTTTCTTCCAGGCTCTCGGTGTCCCAACCAAGATCGCTCGTGGTACCATTGAAATTACTGCCGACGTCAAGGTCGCCGAGGCTGGCAGCAGGGTCGGAGCTTCCGAAGCTACCCTTCTGAACATGCTGAACATCTCTCCCTTCACCTACGGTATGAGCATTGCTCAGATCTACGACCAGGGTCAGACTTTCGCTTCCTCCGTGCTCGACATTGAGGAGAGCCAGCTCCTCAAGGCTTTCAGCTCCGCCATCTCCGCTGTCAGCTCCATCTCGCTCGCCCTCAACTACCCAACCCTCCCATCTGTCATGCACAGCTTGGTCAACGCCTACAAGAAGACCATCTCGGTCGCCATCGAGATCGACTACGAGTGGGACGCCATCCACGAGCTCAAGGACCGCATCGCCAACCCAGACGCCTACGCCGCCGCTGCCccagctgcttcttccgCCCCAGCCGCTGGTGGTGATGCtccagctgccgctgctaaggaggaggagaaggaggagtctgaggacgacgacatgGGCTTCGGTCTCTTCGACTAAGTGTAGTCAGAGATTGCTGTCCGGAAAGAGATGTGCTTTTGTAGACTTGGAAGAGTCAACGATGAATGAACAAGGCTACACTCGGCTTAAATACCGTCTCACCACTGTACACTGTCTTGCACTGACCTCGTACGGTTGCCCAGATGTCTCAATTGGTAAGTTCATGCCATTTTTTTTTCAGTCGATTTACATGATGAACCTTTTTAACTCCAATACCCCATGGCGACAACTTACACGCAACACAACTTTAAAACAAACAATCCTGACACACACCGAATGATCCAATGTTCTTATTGCCTGATTAAAGGAAGGGACTTGTGCTGATTCGTGAACACAGTTTCCATATTTCGTCCTTCCATTCCATCTCACTTGATCCACCAACCGTGAACTCGAATATGCCCAGTCCCAATTACTGACCGAGCAGCTACTCCCTCATCTCTGCGCGGAAGGCGTTCTCGATCCTCGCTGGAAAGAGCACGGGAGGCTCGATTTTCACTAAACAGGTATGTTCTGCTGTCCTGGCCTCCTCCCCCTTTACCCAGCGACATGatgacaacaacaactccgTATTCCTCCATGACGGCTAAGTCAACTCTAATTTTTATCTCGATCGCGCAATCTCTCTCATGCTGTTCAATCGTGCTATTTGAAGTCCTCTTGCTGATGATGGACCCATAGACGATTTGTCAAATTCTGGGAACCAGATTTTGACTTTGGCAACGAAGCTCTCTCCGTGCTCTTGTGCCCGCAGCCACTGACTCTCAATGAGGTACTCTGTGATGCGGTCCGTGATCGATGCAGGCTTGCGACTTCCTTGTTCTGTTGCAGGCTCTCTTATCCATCGCTCGTAAGCATGATGCAGCGAACACAATTCCCAGCTCCTCAAACCCACGCTTGTGACTTGCCCTACAGTCACACGTGAGTCAAGCAGTGTGGTCGGAACGCCAACAGACCTTTTCCCTACGGTCGTCTGGGCTTGCTGAGGCTCGAAGTGACGGCGGCAAATCTGAAGGAAATGGTGAGCGCTCTTGCAATTGGTATGATGGCATCATGCGACATCGACCTACCATCTGACCGGATTCCAGCGTGGCTGCCGTGGCCGGAGAACGAAAAGCCTCCCGCACCTCCCGAGCCTTGAGTGGGCGCCTGGGAAGAAATCGCAATGACTGACGGCATCATCGCCGACGACATACTGGGATCTCAATGCGCAAGCTGCATTCTGGTGGCGGTGTCTGCACCATGAAGAGTGCTGTTTCGTTCACGTGTTCGTTGCTGGCTTTTTCCTCGTCAACAGCCGCATCGCGCACAGTGTCTTGGTCCACCACAGCCGTATCAGGATCGGGCACAGTCGGCTTGTCTGCAGCCAGCGCTTCCTTCAGTTTGTCGAGTGAGGCTCGAAGCTCTTCCAAAGATGCATCGACCGCCTCATCTTCGCCGACAGGATGGTAACGCCAGACAATTTGCCACACTGATTGGGCCTCGATGAAGCACTCATTGGCCTCTCCAGTCTCCAAGTAAGATTCAGCACTTCATGCGGTGGCATCGAGGAGCAGCGTTGCCGTCGAGCAGTTCGTTGGCTTTTTCGATCCATGCCTCTCAGCTCGTCGTTGTCGTGGAGCTCGGTAGCATCGTTGTGAGCCCGGCTAAAGGCGACGCCAATGATGGCACTCATGCCGTGTAGATCTGGTAAACAACGCGCGGCGCATTCAACTGCGTCCCATTAACGACTCCTCCACACCTCAACACACATCCACCacatcagcagcaccacAATGGCGGCATCATGCGCATGCCGCAAACTGCAACCCGCGCAGCTCCCCCGCTTTCGACACTCTCACATCCAAGACATTACTCGACAGCCTGGGAAGCATGAAGCGCAACTCCATACTAGTCTCGGCGACAATGTGGAGACGTCCACTTGTGAAACAAGCAGAAGAAACACCACCATCTGTCCAATGTCTAGCATAGTCTCACGATATCTCTAGGAAGCCAGCATACCCCCTCTTCACGCAGCGCAAGGGTCTTCTCCAATTCCCTGGTTCCCGTGTATTCGGCTGCACCAGCAACATCTGCACCAGAGGACATTCGGCCGCAGACAGATTTCTGCGACGCAATTGTGGCCGCAGTCAGACTAATGAATAGACATCTGACTATCGTGTCGCGGCAACAGACGGCTTTGACACTTCCAAGGAAGACGTACTATCATCCAACAGGCATTCTCTCGCCATGATGTGCTAGGTACAGCACTTGAAATCCATAACCCTCGAACCACTTAACTACACGCGCGACGCGTCTCTTGAAACGTCTCAAACGGTGAAACGTGCTAAGCAACACGCCTTAAGTGCGGCTCTGGCGGTAGTTTGACACACTACTGTATcagtgaagacgatgacgatatCGTTGTTGGTGATGATCACCGAGTTCCGTAGCTTTCCTACACATCCACGCAGTGACCACAAACTGAGGGCTTCGCATCTTCCGGCTTCCATACGTCACGCACGCACGAACGTGAACATGCTCGTATCGCATGAGACAGTTGCGAAAACGTGCTGAACTCGCAAGACTCGAAAGCACGGATACGGATGTTGACTTAGGATCTCCGATGTCTCGCCGTCTTTCTCCTTTCGCAACCATCACCATTTTGATTTCCGAGAACAAGCCCCAACCCTACCCCTCCGCATGTTCGCTGTTTCTTCGAAAGCCCCAATGCATTCTCCACGTCGCGTCGTGCGTCGCAGATTTTTTTCTTTCGCAAGCATGAAGTCCCGATAAGCCAATGACACCTTTCATCTCAACATCTTCCGACAAGACCATAATGTGGTAGGAGTTCGGGCATCTCCTGTCGCGCAACCCGGACAGCTCCGCTTGGCAAAGACGCGAGATCTCCGTCTAGGAGCACCTTGCACACCCAGACATAGTCTAAGCAACAGCACTGGTTTCGCGGTTTCACGGCAGCACAGATAAGGGAGATGTGCGACAGTGGAGTTACTTGGGTATGCAAGTGTGTCGTTAGCTAGACATAGAGTCTTTGCGGCTCTCATGGTGATCTGTGAACTGATTTCCTGGCTGTTCGCTTTTGTTTACTGTTCGTTCATTGATACCCAACCAACCCAACTTTGATTCGGAATTCAAGCCCAATCCAAGGAAAACGAGGTTGGCTTACCCTTCGCTTCGCATGCGCTTGGACGTCTCGTTTCATTCTGAGAATTTTTTTCCACGCCTGCTGTTCTTGGAGGGTGAGACGCTTGGGTCGCCCGGTTAGTTTAAAAGTGGACGGGTTTCCAGCGAAACGTTTCGCAGATCACGTTTCTTGCGATTTACGATACCACGGGCGGCGGTTGAAGAGGACGTTGGAAGGGGTTGGGAAAGAACGTTGCGATAAGGACATTCGTTTGGAGGGATACATATCTGAGGTGCACGCGTGAGGGAAAGTCAAAAGCATTGCGACGCTGTCATTCGTTTGGGTTGCTTGGTTGGAAGGAACGAGTCCGAGGAAAACGCCAAGAAAGGGAAAGAGTGATCAAAAAAAAGAATCGAGATGGAAACTATCGCATCATGTCTCGAGTCGACGGCGATAAACAGCTATTTGGGTATGTTGTTGACCTCGTCCACGTTTCTGCGCATTGAACTGACTGGCCTCATAGACATCGTCCCAGAGATGCTCTCGTCTCAACAAGAAGAGACCAACAGCGGCCTCTCCTCACCCACCAGCTCTCCCTCGCCCATTCTCGCCACCGACGCTGAACACCCCTGCACCTCGTGCGGCGGACAACGCTCGCGACGCGTCTCCATGGTCTCGGACCCAAAGGTCGAACCCTCATACGCAGGTCGCACCTACCACCCATGCACCAacagtcgctgtcgtcgcgGCCGAGCCAATACTCTCGATCGCGAATGGCACGCCTGGCAAGTGCACGGCGAGAACCCAAAATGCGATTGCGGGTTGCCGAGTAAGCAGGGTCGACAGGAGCCTGGAGACTTGTTTCCCGGCTATGGGATCTGGGAGTGTGCATTCGGGAGCTGCAAGTATCGCAGTCGAGACCGTAAGGGGAGGAGTGTGGAGAAGGGAGAGGTGAAGGCCAAGGATGTCGAGAGGTTCATTCCATGGCTGCTGAACGGGAGGTGAATGCTGCACGACAGGCTGCAGTAAGAGTTTGTTGTGTTCAGTCTTGGAGCGGTTCTTGATTGTTTTTGAGATACCCGGGCAAGCGC comes from the Cercospora beticola chromosome 4, complete sequence genome and includes:
- the 60S_2 gene encoding 60S ribosomal protein uL10 (BUSCO:EOG09264G1I~antiSMASH:Cluster_12) — protein: MGGKTGNKAGYFDKLKGLLEEYKSIFIVQVDNVSSQQMHEIRQALRGEGVVLMGKNTMVRRALKTFMGDFPEYERLLPHVKGNVGFIFTNGDLKATRDKILANRVAAPARAGAVAPADVYVPAGNTGMEPGKTSFFQALGVPTKIARGTIEITADVKVAEAGSRVGASEATLLNMLNISPFTYGMSIAQIYDQGQTFASSVLDIEESQLLKAFSSAISAVSSISLALNYPTLPSVMHSLVNAYKKTISVAIEIDYEWDAIHELKDRIANPDAYAAAAPAASSAPAAGGDAPAAAAKEEEKEESEDDDMGFGLFD
- a CDS encoding uncharacterized protein (antiSMASH:Cluster_12); translated protein: MSSGADVAGAAEYTGTRELEKTLALREEGTGEANECFIEAQSVWQIVWRYHPVGEDEAVDASLEELRASLDKLKEALAADKPTVPDPDTAVVDQDTVRDAAVDEEKASNEHVNETALFMVQTPPPECSLRIEIPAPTQGSGGAGGFSFSGHGSHAGIRSDGRSMSHDAIIPIARALTISFRFAAVTSSLSKPRRP
- a CDS encoding uncharacterized protein (antiSMASH:Cluster_12), whose amino-acid sequence is METIASCLESTAINSYLDIVPEMLSSQQEETNSGLSSPTSSPSPILATDAEHPCTSCGGQRSRRVSMVSDPKVEPSYAGRTYHPCTNSRCRRGRANTLDREWHAWQVHGENPKCDCGLPSKQGRQEPGDLFPGYGIWECAFGSCKYRSRDRKGRSVEKGEVKAKDVERFIPWLLNGR